Proteins encoded by one window of Hafnia alvei:
- a CDS encoding DMT family transporter: MNILIAFMVPLLWGSTYAVVGYFLQDISPVWIAVFRALPAGILLLLIHPAKSPLKWSRMFAISICNISLFFVLLFIAAHRLPGSVAGTLGATLPLMVLLLQWIQEGKKPALSKLGLATLGLVGVILLLNPSANLDIIGVAAALLGTLLMAQTSLWISRWPTNDQLGLAAWQLFLGGIILLPFAFMFAGMPALPTPKTWVGLSWLVVCNTAFAYWCWTRSVTLLGPHTMSMISLFNPVTAVLLGFVFLSERLSVVQWSGIILIFLSILLMKTIKAKPAMT; this comes from the coding sequence ATGAACATACTCATCGCTTTTATGGTTCCGCTACTTTGGGGAAGCACCTACGCCGTTGTTGGCTACTTCCTGCAAGACATCTCGCCGGTCTGGATTGCGGTTTTCCGTGCCCTGCCTGCCGGTATTTTACTGTTGCTGATTCATCCCGCAAAGTCACCGCTAAAATGGAGTCGAATGTTTGCAATAAGCATTTGTAACATATCTCTTTTCTTTGTGCTTTTGTTTATTGCCGCACATCGTTTACCTGGCTCTGTGGCGGGCACATTGGGAGCAACGCTCCCGCTGATGGTGCTGCTGTTACAGTGGATTCAGGAAGGGAAAAAACCAGCGTTATCTAAGCTTGGGCTAGCGACATTAGGACTGGTTGGCGTAATACTGCTGCTGAATCCCTCGGCCAATTTAGACATTATTGGCGTGGCTGCTGCGTTGTTAGGCACGTTATTGATGGCACAAACGTCTTTGTGGATATCACGCTGGCCCACCAACGATCAGCTTGGCCTTGCGGCTTGGCAGCTATTCCTTGGCGGGATTATTTTACTGCCCTTTGCATTCATGTTTGCGGGAATGCCCGCGTTGCCTACGCCAAAAACCTGGGTTGGCCTATCGTGGCTGGTGGTGTGTAACACCGCGTTTGCCTACTGGTGTTGGACACGCTCGGTAACGCTCCTCGGGCCACATACCATGTCGATGATATCGCTGTTTAATCCTGTTACCGCTGTCTTACTCGGCTTTGTCTTCCTAAGTGAACGCCTTTCTGTCGTCCAATGGAGCGGTATTATCTTGATCTTCTTATCGATATTGCTGATGAAAACGATAAAAGCCAAACCCGCGATGACCTAA
- a CDS encoding MarR family winged helix-turn-helix transcriptional regulator — protein sequence MTQDHVDKIIEQWQRERPDLDCSPMGIIGRMARMGQLLSGKVTGVYEQHGLDTIEFDILATLRRSGELITPTELYQTVMLSSGAMSVRLERLESRGLVFKQPNAHDKRSCKIGLTQEGLNVIDRALEHHVQNEKEILEPLTATERQQLAGLMRRWLLHNEPAE from the coding sequence ATGACACAGGATCATGTAGATAAAATTATCGAGCAGTGGCAACGCGAACGGCCTGATCTCGACTGTTCTCCGATGGGCATTATTGGCCGAATGGCGCGTATGGGGCAGTTGTTATCAGGCAAAGTCACCGGTGTTTATGAACAACATGGTTTAGATACCATCGAGTTTGATATTTTGGCTACGCTACGCCGAAGCGGGGAATTGATAACCCCAACCGAGCTATATCAAACGGTTATGCTGTCTTCCGGTGCCATGTCGGTGCGCCTTGAACGGCTGGAATCGCGGGGATTAGTGTTCAAACAGCCTAACGCGCATGATAAACGTAGCTGTAAAATAGGGCTGACACAAGAGGGCCTCAATGTGATAGATCGGGCGCTGGAGCATCACGTTCAGAATGAAAAAGAGATCCTTGAACCTCTTACAGCCACCGAAAGACAGCAATTAGCCGGTCTTATGCGGCGCTGGTTGCTGCATAATGAACCCGCTGAGTAA
- a CDS encoding Tn3 family transposase, giving the protein MARRQILSLSERESLLALPDDELTLTRMAYFSEHDLALISAHRKPASRFGFAVLLCYLKNVGFAPDKKIPPSDALLKHIASRLKLTGDLWPAYLSGRETTRREHLTELYRYLGVKAFTGKIQQDCITHLLPMATRTDKGILLAEELLVWLRKNNVIIPAIDVVERTCAEAMAGGDKIVFQTLNAPLTPAHRDALDRLLESSDNQPSRLTWLLQPPGKINGKNVLQHLDRLSSIESLALPEGIDRTIHQNRLLKLAREGRKMSSRDLTRFSAARRHAILVCVLEEARATLTDEVIELHERMLNSLFSKAKRTQAERLQQTGKLIQSKLRQYIDVGQALSEARDSGGDPWLAIENILPWPEFVASLEETRHLARKNNFDPLHIITEKYSTLRKYAPRMLSALQLIATPAAQPLADALVVIKDMYRKQSRKVPATAPLEFVPESWRKVVITPAGIDRQYYEFCALSELKGALRSGDIWVKGSRRYKNFDDYLIPEKDFDKLTPALPLPVSADYHEYITSRMTLLQSRLEEVNAMAALGELPDVEISDRGVKVSPLDNCVPVQVSPLAELVYSMLPRPKITEILDEVNSWTTFTRHFSHIKNDITRPDARQLLTTILADGINLGLTKMAEACPGSTKSSLEDIQAWYIRDETYSAALAELVNAQGKRPLAAFWGDGTTSSSDGQNFRTGSSGRYAGQVNPKYGQEPGRQFYTHISDQYSPFYTCIISRVRDSTHVLDGLLYHESDLEIREHYTDTAGFTDHVFALMHLLGFAFCPRIRDLHDKKLFIKGKADQYPALQSLISTTRLNLKEIEIHWREVLRLATSIKQGTVTASLMLKKLASYPKQNGLAKALREIGRIERTLFMLDWFRDPALRRRVQAGLNKGEARNALARAVFLHRLGEIRDRKPENQSYRASGLTLLTAAISLWNTVYMERAVDALKRKGVKINEQLLSHLSPLGWEHINLTGDYIWKSNRIPASGKFRRLRPAKVERSKNSLNVQ; this is encoded by the coding sequence ATGGCAAGGAGGCAGATTCTTTCTCTGTCGGAAAGAGAATCATTACTGGCATTACCGGACGATGAGTTAACGCTGACACGAATGGCGTATTTTAGTGAGCATGATCTGGCGCTTATCAGTGCTCACCGTAAACCCGCCAGTCGTTTTGGTTTTGCCGTCCTTCTTTGCTATCTGAAAAATGTCGGCTTTGCACCGGATAAAAAAATCCCACCCTCTGATGCGCTGCTGAAGCATATCGCCAGCAGGCTAAAACTTACCGGGGATCTCTGGCCTGCTTACCTTTCCGGCAGGGAAACCACGCGACGCGAACATTTAACCGAACTGTACCGCTATCTTGGCGTAAAAGCGTTTACCGGAAAAATACAGCAGGACTGTATTACACACCTGCTGCCGATGGCGACGCGCACCGATAAAGGTATTCTCCTGGCCGAAGAACTGCTGGTCTGGCTCCGGAAGAACAACGTGATAATTCCCGCGATTGATGTCGTGGAGCGTACCTGTGCGGAGGCCATGGCTGGCGGCGATAAAATCGTATTTCAGACCCTGAATGCCCCGTTAACTCCGGCTCACAGGGATGCCCTGGATCGTTTACTTGAGTCCTCAGATAATCAGCCTTCCAGGCTGACATGGCTTCTGCAACCGCCGGGTAAAATAAATGGTAAGAACGTGCTGCAACACCTTGATCGGCTCAGTAGCATTGAATCGCTGGCATTACCTGAAGGTATAGATCGTACCATTCACCAGAACCGGTTGCTGAAACTGGCGCGGGAAGGCCGAAAGATGAGTAGCCGGGATTTGACCCGATTTTCAGCAGCCCGCCGTCATGCGATCCTGGTGTGCGTGCTGGAAGAAGCCAGAGCCACACTGACAGATGAAGTGATTGAGCTGCATGAACGCATGCTGAACAGCCTGTTCAGCAAAGCCAAAAGAACACAGGCTGAGCGCCTTCAACAGACCGGAAAGCTAATCCAGTCAAAACTGAGGCAGTACATAGATGTCGGCCAGGCACTGTCTGAAGCTCGTGATTCCGGTGGCGATCCATGGCTCGCAATAGAAAACATACTCCCATGGCCTGAATTTGTCGCCAGTCTGGAGGAAACACGCCATCTTGCCAGAAAAAATAATTTTGACCCGTTACATATTATTACCGAGAAATACAGCACATTACGGAAATATGCCCCGCGCATGTTGTCCGCTTTACAGTTAATCGCAACCCCGGCAGCGCAACCTCTGGCTGATGCGCTGGTTGTGATCAAGGATATGTACCGGAAGCAGTCGCGTAAAGTTCCGGCGACAGCGCCGCTTGAGTTTGTCCCTGAAAGCTGGCGCAAAGTGGTGATTACACCTGCGGGTATTGACCGGCAGTACTATGAATTTTGTGCGCTCAGCGAGCTTAAGGGTGCATTGCGCTCCGGGGACATCTGGGTTAAAGGCTCACGCCGCTACAAAAACTTTGATGATTACCTCATTCCCGAAAAGGACTTTGACAAACTCACACCGGCGCTGCCCCTGCCCGTATCTGCTGATTATCATGAGTACATTACCAGCCGTATGACCCTGCTTCAGTCCAGACTTGAAGAGGTCAATGCCATGGCTGCCCTTGGTGAGCTGCCCGATGTCGAAATATCTGACAGGGGAGTAAAAGTCTCTCCGCTGGATAACTGCGTCCCGGTACAGGTTTCACCGCTGGCAGAGCTGGTTTACAGCATGCTACCGCGCCCTAAAATCACGGAAATTCTCGATGAGGTAAACAGCTGGACGACGTTTACCCGACATTTTTCGCATATAAAAAATGACATTACCCGTCCCGATGCCCGCCAGCTCCTCACCACCATCCTTGCGGATGGCATCAATCTTGGCCTGACCAAAATGGCGGAAGCCTGCCCCGGAAGCACCAAATCATCACTGGAAGATATCCAGGCATGGTACATCCGCGACGAAACCTATTCAGCCGCCCTCGCAGAGCTGGTAAACGCGCAGGGGAAAAGACCACTGGCGGCATTCTGGGGAGACGGGACAACGTCATCATCAGATGGACAGAATTTCAGAACAGGCAGCTCAGGCCGCTACGCAGGGCAGGTTAACCCGAAATATGGGCAAGAGCCTGGACGTCAGTTTTATACCCATATTTCGGATCAATACAGCCCGTTTTACACCTGCATAATCAGCCGGGTCAGGGATTCAACCCATGTGCTCGATGGCTTGCTGTACCACGAAAGCGACCTGGAAATCAGGGAGCATTACACCGATACCGCTGGTTTCACCGATCATGTCTTTGCCCTGATGCATCTGCTGGGATTTGCGTTCTGTCCGCGGATCAGGGATCTCCACGACAAAAAGCTGTTTATCAAAGGGAAAGCAGACCAATACCCGGCGCTTCAGTCACTGATATCAACGACCCGCCTGAATCTGAAAGAGATCGAAATTCACTGGCGTGAAGTACTTCGTCTGGCCACTTCAATAAAGCAGGGAACCGTGACGGCATCCCTGATGTTGAAAAAGCTTGCCAGCTACCCCAAACAAAACGGACTTGCCAAAGCACTGAGGGAAATTGGTCGTATTGAACGAACTCTGTTTATGCTCGACTGGTTCCGCGATCCGGCACTTCGTCGGCGGGTACAGGCGGGACTGAATAAAGGAGAAGCCCGTAACGCGCTGGCGCGTGCGGTATTCCTACACCGGCTGGGTGAAATCAGGGACAGAAAACCGGAAAATCAGAGCTATCGCGCCAGTGGACTGACGCTGCTGACGGCTGCCATATCCCTGTGGAATACCGTCTATATGGAAAGAGCGGTCGATGCCCTGAAGCGCAAAGGGGTGAAGATCAACGAGCAACTGCTGTCGCATTTGTCCCCGTTAGGCTGGGAACACATCAATCTGACAGGCGATTATATATGGAAAAGCAACCGGATACCGGCTTCCGGTAAGTTTCGTCGGCTGAGACCAGCTAAAGTCGAAAGGTCAAAAAATAGCCTTAACGTACAATAA
- a CDS encoding recombinase family protein: MFIRAYLRASTEDQFADRAKEMLEQFVQERGHKIASYYRENISGTKLERPELGRLLMDSHHNDILLVEQIDRLTRLSNSDWMTLKKQIEQHELRIVSLDVPTSWQALSDKDPSQADPITRAVITAINNMLIDLMAAMSHKDWLSRRQRQKQGIERAHTIGKYRGKQADQERHQKVLYYRQVKKLSIRETADATGYSASQVCRIQALHKNNETA; the protein is encoded by the coding sequence ATGTTCATCAGAGCTTATTTAAGGGCATCGACGGAAGACCAGTTCGCCGATCGGGCAAAAGAGATGCTGGAGCAGTTCGTCCAGGAACGGGGGCATAAAATCGCCAGCTACTACCGGGAAAATATCAGTGGCACAAAACTTGAGCGCCCGGAACTAGGGCGCTTACTGATGGACAGTCACCACAATGATATTTTATTGGTCGAGCAGATAGACCGTCTGACACGTCTCAGCAACAGCGACTGGATGACGCTAAAAAAACAGATAGAACAACATGAGCTGCGAATTGTCAGTCTTGATGTGCCCACATCATGGCAGGCACTGTCAGATAAGGACCCTTCGCAGGCCGACCCGATAACCCGCGCAGTAATAACCGCCATCAATAACATGCTTATCGATCTGATGGCCGCAATGTCACATAAGGACTGGCTGAGCCGCCGCCAGCGGCAAAAACAGGGAATCGAGCGGGCTCATACAATTGGAAAGTACCGGGGTAAGCAGGCCGATCAGGAACGGCATCAGAAAGTCCTGTACTACCGGCAGGTAAAGAAACTGAGTATCCGGGAAACGGCGGATGCTACAGGCTACAGTGCTTCACAGGTTTGCCGGATACAAGCGCTTCATAAAAATAATGAAACTGCCTGA
- a CDS encoding cation diffusion facilitator family transporter, protein MTKTKGLPRPLTHYAWLSIATAIATIGLKGVAWKMTGSVGLLSDAIESVVNLAGALMALWMLTLAALPADENHAYGHGKAEYFSSAFEGFLILLAAASIAYTAVERMLTPQPLEEIGLGLLVSTVASILNFVTARILLRAGRQHNSITLEADAHHLLTDVWTSVGVIFGVGLVYLTGWFWVDPIVALLVAANIVWTGYQLMSRSAAGLMDVSLPTEELKKIESLLAGYREQGLDFHALRTRQAGGRAFMTMHILVPGRWTVQYGHDWAERIENDIRTALPFIHITTHVEPLEDPASMNDQTLDISDH, encoded by the coding sequence ATGACTAAAACAAAAGGGTTACCTCGTCCGCTGACGCACTACGCTTGGCTTTCCATTGCCACGGCTATTGCCACTATCGGACTCAAAGGTGTGGCGTGGAAAATGACCGGTTCGGTCGGTCTGCTATCTGATGCCATCGAATCCGTAGTTAACCTCGCAGGAGCCCTAATGGCGCTCTGGATGCTGACCTTGGCTGCGCTTCCGGCCGATGAGAACCATGCATATGGGCACGGCAAAGCCGAATATTTCTCGAGTGCTTTCGAAGGATTTCTGATCCTATTGGCGGCAGCCAGTATCGCCTATACCGCAGTTGAGCGGATGTTAACTCCACAGCCGCTTGAGGAGATTGGTCTCGGATTACTGGTTTCAACAGTCGCATCAATCCTTAATTTTGTGACGGCTCGCATTTTGTTAAGGGCTGGCAGGCAGCACAACTCTATCACTCTTGAGGCAGATGCTCATCACCTGCTGACCGATGTCTGGACGTCGGTCGGTGTCATTTTTGGTGTCGGACTGGTTTATCTGACCGGCTGGTTTTGGGTCGATCCGATCGTTGCATTGCTGGTCGCAGCCAACATCGTTTGGACTGGTTATCAGCTTATGAGTCGTTCAGCTGCAGGTCTGATGGACGTATCGCTACCCACGGAAGAACTCAAAAAAATCGAGTCACTGCTGGCAGGATATCGTGAACAGGGGCTTGATTTCCATGCACTACGTACACGCCAGGCTGGCGGGCGGGCGTTTATGACAATGCACATCCTAGTTCCTGGGCGATGGACTGTTCAATATGGGCACGACTGGGCCGAGCGTATAGAGAATGATATCCGCACCGCACTGCCTTTTATCCATATCACCACTCATGTGGAACCGTTGGAAGATCCCGCGTCAATGAACGACCAAACGCTCGACATTTCTGATCACTAA
- a CDS encoding cytochrome b/b6 domain-containing protein: MKLRLWNLLPHDYAPFFRILHIIVAFLILSQIINSNLTETEAIGEHSLEGVITWMHIISGLGLIICGFIMLSWMLTQRGFTYYFSWVGLDFSGIKQDIKTLTSFRLPDAHSGGIASTIQGFGVLALLIVALSGGLWFLLNTMQSNLAETVIHWHKFFTTFIEVYFYAHGAMGVLHILIEKYKSRSVNLSD; the protein is encoded by the coding sequence ATGAAATTGCGACTCTGGAATCTATTACCCCATGATTACGCTCCTTTTTTTCGTATTCTTCACATCATTGTGGCATTTCTAATATTATCACAAATTATTAACTCTAATCTGACAGAGACCGAAGCAATTGGTGAACATAGTCTTGAAGGAGTTATAACCTGGATGCACATTATTTCAGGGTTAGGACTGATTATTTGTGGTTTTATTATGTTAAGTTGGATGCTTACTCAAAGAGGTTTTACTTATTATTTTTCATGGGTAGGGCTTGACTTTAGTGGTATTAAGCAAGATATAAAAACGTTGACTAGTTTCCGACTGCCCGATGCACATTCGGGAGGTATTGCCAGTACAATCCAAGGATTTGGAGTTCTAGCATTGCTAATTGTAGCACTTTCAGGTGGCCTATGGTTCTTGTTGAATACCATGCAGTCAAATCTGGCTGAAACAGTAATCCACTGGCATAAGTTCTTTACTACTTTCATTGAGGTCTATTTTTATGCACATGGTGCAATGGGAGTTTTGCATATTTTAATTGAAAAATATAAAAGCCGCTCAGTTAACCTAAGTGACTAA
- a CDS encoding C69 family dipeptidase, protein MYSLKKCVIALSINMALVSSGFTCTTFLAGNEATADGSIIVARSADSDALKAQHFVIHPAKQNQTGIYSTKAHNGANDFTYPLPKDSLRYTTVPNWKTQLHGATGFNEAGVGVSGTESIFASPKALAFDPYVEKTGITEDDIPDILLSQTKTAREAVALLGHIIETKGAGEGFGVAVVDEKELWYLETGTGHQWMAQRVPNNQYFATANQGRLQNYDPKDPNVMGSKNLVEFAVEKGLYQPKTDGKFNFSKAYTRDDERDRTYNDPRVWTIQKQLNPSVKQVMAEGRQSPVFLTPEKKVTLDEVKSILRNHYQGTKHDPYSNGLNGKEEWRPISVFRTYEAHVMQVRPELPKEIGEVTYVGLGMADLTAFVPYYSGLTSFPANYATGSDHADSQSIYWKYRKLQTLVMTDYPKLAPVVQRAYLDWEAKVANQQKETEAQYLKLAKTDKTAADKMLNDFNLRVMADAEKLTEDLTNEVFTIRTKDIQSDIFFANKAKKD, encoded by the coding sequence ATGTATTCTTTAAAAAAGTGCGTGATTGCTTTATCCATTAATATGGCATTAGTCTCCTCAGGTTTTACCTGCACCACATTTTTAGCAGGTAATGAGGCTACAGCAGATGGTTCGATTATTGTTGCACGCAGCGCGGATAGTGATGCTTTAAAGGCGCAGCACTTTGTAATTCATCCGGCAAAACAGAACCAAACTGGAATATACAGTACGAAAGCGCATAACGGCGCAAATGATTTTACCTATCCTTTACCGAAAGATTCACTACGGTATACCACGGTGCCCAATTGGAAAACACAGTTACATGGTGCGACTGGATTTAATGAAGCCGGTGTTGGCGTGAGTGGGACAGAATCTATTTTTGCCTCACCTAAAGCGCTTGCATTTGATCCCTATGTTGAAAAAACGGGAATTACCGAAGACGATATTCCTGATATTTTGCTATCACAGACCAAAACTGCGCGCGAGGCCGTGGCTTTACTTGGACATATCATCGAAACCAAAGGGGCAGGTGAGGGATTTGGCGTTGCCGTGGTCGATGAGAAAGAATTGTGGTACTTAGAAACCGGTACAGGCCATCAATGGATGGCACAGAGAGTGCCGAATAATCAATACTTTGCTACCGCTAATCAGGGACGTCTACAAAACTATGACCCTAAAGATCCTAACGTTATGGGATCAAAGAATCTGGTTGAATTTGCAGTAGAAAAGGGGCTTTATCAGCCTAAAACAGACGGTAAATTTAATTTTTCCAAAGCCTATACCCGAGACGATGAACGCGATCGCACCTATAACGATCCGCGCGTCTGGACAATACAGAAACAATTAAACCCATCGGTTAAGCAAGTAATGGCTGAAGGGCGGCAGTCTCCCGTTTTCCTCACGCCAGAAAAGAAAGTCACGCTTGATGAAGTTAAGTCCATTTTGCGTAATCATTACCAAGGCACGAAACATGATCCCTACTCGAACGGGCTGAATGGTAAAGAAGAGTGGCGCCCAATCAGCGTGTTTAGAACCTATGAAGCACATGTCATGCAGGTACGTCCTGAGTTACCGAAAGAAATCGGTGAAGTGACCTATGTGGGATTAGGAATGGCTGACTTAACTGCGTTTGTTCCTTACTACAGTGGGCTGACTTCTTTCCCCGCCAATTACGCCACCGGCTCAGATCACGCTGATAGCCAGTCAATCTACTGGAAGTACCGCAAACTACAAACGTTGGTCATGACGGATTATCCAAAACTTGCGCCGGTCGTCCAGCGAGCCTATCTAGACTGGGAAGCGAAAGTTGCGAATCAGCAAAAAGAAACGGAAGCACAATATCTAAAATTGGCAAAAACCGACAAAACCGCCGCAGATAAAATGCTGAATGATTTCAATCTGCGCGTCATGGCCGATGCAGAGAAGCTCACCGAAGATCTGACGAACGAAGTATTCACCATCCGCACCAAAGACATTCAGTCTGACATTTTCTTTGCTAACAAAGCGAAGAAGGATTAA
- a CDS encoding GNAT family N-acetyltransferase — MFSLTRIEKKDSPLYKSVDELYESAFPYHEKRDERAKQVALDNDSYYLTAWHHNNIFVGFIGYWRFKDYVYIEHLAIDPNLRSQGYGKKVLECFLAQHPQTILEIDPLTTEIASRRLRFYQSLGFVENSYSHAHPSYHSEISDHELVVLSSKKIISNEQYVIFLNDLKNIAMILN, encoded by the coding sequence ATGTTTAGCCTTACACGCATAGAAAAAAAAGATAGCCCACTTTATAAAAGTGTGGATGAGCTCTATGAAAGTGCTTTTCCTTATCATGAAAAGCGAGACGAAAGGGCGAAACAAGTAGCACTTGATAATGATAGTTATTATTTAACTGCCTGGCATCACAATAATATATTTGTTGGTTTTATTGGATATTGGCGATTTAAAGACTATGTCTACATTGAGCATCTGGCGATAGACCCAAATTTGCGTTCTCAGGGATATGGTAAAAAGGTTCTGGAATGTTTTTTGGCTCAACACCCACAGACAATCTTAGAAATAGATCCTTTGACGACCGAAATTGCTAGTAGGCGTTTACGCTTCTATCAAAGTCTTGGTTTTGTAGAAAATAGTTATTCTCATGCACATCCAAGCTATCATTCAGAGATTAGCGATCATGAATTAGTGGTTCTGAGCAGCAAAAAAATTATCTCTAATGAACAATATGTGATTTTCCTCAATGACTTAAAAAACATAGCCATGATCTTAAATTAA
- the wzzB gene encoding LPS O-antigen chain length determinant protein WzzB, giving the protein MSLEQKNSTDEIDLLDLLLQLWNGKKTIITTVCIAIVLAIGYLAVAKEKWTSTAIITPPQLGQLADYPTAVAVIDPSNSKDISNDVFANFVSRISAETLTFLPETPLDIKPTNSGRNDSFTVSFSAETAKDAQKSLVAVLNKVNKQTSSSYYSNAAKALEVRMQAINTALDAQIKTAQEKKARRLNALSEALKVAEATNTKSVTVKEVTALSDEMLFMLGEPALKTIIANETSWPLYLSDGYYSNRETLQALREIKLSDSGNDKFEAFSFSQQPSLPVIKDAPKKSLILILSVLLGGLIGAGIVLCKGLIRNIREKPPVV; this is encoded by the coding sequence ATGAGTCTTGAGCAAAAAAACAGTACTGATGAGATTGATCTGCTTGACCTGCTGTTGCAGTTATGGAATGGAAAGAAAACAATCATTACCACTGTTTGCATTGCGATTGTTTTGGCTATTGGATATCTAGCCGTTGCAAAAGAGAAATGGACATCGACCGCGATTATTACACCACCACAGCTAGGGCAGTTAGCCGATTATCCTACTGCTGTGGCTGTCATTGACCCTAGTAATAGTAAAGATATTAGCAATGATGTTTTTGCTAACTTCGTGTCACGTATTTCTGCTGAAACCTTAACGTTCTTACCTGAAACACCCTTGGACATTAAGCCGACAAACTCAGGGAGAAACGATTCATTTACCGTGAGTTTTAGCGCTGAAACGGCGAAGGATGCACAAAAATCCTTAGTTGCCGTTTTAAACAAAGTAAATAAGCAAACCTCAAGTAGTTATTATTCAAACGCTGCGAAAGCATTAGAGGTCAGAATGCAGGCAATCAATACTGCATTAGATGCCCAGATCAAAACTGCCCAGGAGAAAAAAGCGCGTCGTTTAAATGCTTTATCAGAAGCATTAAAAGTGGCTGAAGCCACGAACACCAAGAGCGTTACGGTTAAAGAGGTCACGGCTCTTTCTGATGAAATGCTATTTATGCTTGGTGAGCCTGCGCTAAAAACAATTATTGCCAATGAAACGTCTTGGCCGTTGTATTTAAGTGATGGCTATTACTCTAACCGTGAAACATTACAAGCGCTGCGCGAGATTAAACTCAGCGATAGTGGCAATGATAAATTCGAAGCATTTTCATTCTCACAACAGCCATCATTACCTGTCATTAAAGATGCACCGAAAAAATCGCTAATATTAATCCTATCCGTATTGCTGGGTGGATTGATCGGTGCGGGCATTGTATTGTGTAAGGGGCTTATTCGTAATATAAGAGAGAAGCCCCCAGTGGTATGA
- the ydfG gene encoding bifunctional NADP-dependent 3-hydroxy acid dehydrogenase/3-hydroxypropionate dehydrogenase YdfG, which produces MNIFVTGATAGFGEAITRKFIKNGHTVIAAGRRLSRLEALKDELGDALTIVQLDVRNRAAIQLALESLPTEKRHIDVLVNNAGLALGLEPAHKANVDDWDTMIDTNAKGLVNMTRAILPNMVERNVGHIINIGSTAANWPYAGGNVYGATKAFVKQFSLGLRADLHGTKVRVSDIEPGLVGGTEFSNVRFKGDEGRVEKTYENANALSADDIAEAVYWVATLPAHVNINTIEMMPVSQSFAPLSVYRG; this is translated from the coding sequence ATGAATATATTTGTAACCGGAGCAACCGCAGGGTTCGGTGAGGCTATCACGCGCAAATTTATCAAGAACGGACATACAGTGATTGCTGCCGGTCGCCGTTTAAGTCGTCTCGAAGCGTTAAAAGATGAGTTAGGTGATGCTTTAACTATCGTGCAACTCGATGTGCGCAATCGAGCGGCAATTCAGTTGGCTTTAGAGAGCCTTCCCACTGAAAAACGTCACATTGATGTTTTAGTGAACAATGCTGGATTGGCATTAGGTTTAGAGCCTGCGCATAAAGCAAATGTTGATGATTGGGACACGATGATCGATACCAATGCCAAAGGTTTGGTGAACATGACCAGAGCAATTTTGCCTAATATGGTTGAACGCAATGTAGGTCATATCATTAATATTGGTTCAACCGCGGCTAACTGGCCATATGCCGGTGGTAATGTGTACGGTGCGACAAAAGCGTTTGTTAAACAATTTAGCCTTGGTTTACGCGCTGATCTGCATGGCACCAAAGTGCGGGTTAGCGATATCGAACCTGGATTGGTTGGCGGCACGGAATTCTCTAATGTTCGCTTTAAAGGCGATGAAGGTCGCGTAGAGAAAACCTATGAGAATGCTAACGCCTTAAGCGCGGATGATATTGCTGAAGCTGTGTATTGGGTCGCTACCTTACCTGCGCACGTCAACATTAATACCATTGAAATGATGCCGGTTAGCCAGTCTTTTGCTCCGTTATCGGTCTATCGCGGTTAA
- a CDS encoding DUF1283 family protein → MAARWMPLAAALILGGWQASALADSCASGSTCVFGSSGGQDNSLTKEDARQQKEQWDDTRSLRNKVNTRVEKQFDKFDKAVDLQDSCEKSLNVNAYWEPNTQRCLDRNTGRPLNP, encoded by the coding sequence ATGGCCGCTCGTTGGATGCCTTTAGCCGCTGCGCTCATCTTGGGTGGTTGGCAGGCTTCTGCCCTTGCAGACTCTTGCGCATCTGGCAGTACCTGCGTCTTTGGCTCAAGCGGCGGTCAGGATAACTCGCTGACCAAAGAAGATGCTCGCCAACAGAAAGAACAATGGGATGACACGCGTTCTCTGCGTAACAAAGTTAACACCCGCGTTGAGAAACAGTTCGACAAGTTCGATAAAGCTGTTGATCTGCAAGACTCATGTGAAAAAAGCTTAAACGTTAATGCGTACTGGGAACCGAATACCCAACGTTGTTTAGATAGAAATACTGGACGCCCACTTAATCCATAA